A DNA window from Daucus carota subsp. sativus chromosome 3, DH1 v3.0, whole genome shotgun sequence contains the following coding sequences:
- the LOC135146710 gene encoding uncharacterized protein LOC135146710 isoform X1, translated as MNGLAFLCLKELQELRMNELAFVLPDRGAEHIVSNFSNRESLMCLLSHTPMVIEFLLNESEKYIDGVVQLHERNRKLLRCLLSWVQAGCLSEISALSLPAHPLLSFVFNSLQQSRSFGHHYIQGATYSSRVSGRVKIFCLLKAK; from the exons ATGAATGGGCTGGCTTTCTTATGTCTAAAAGAGCTTCAGGAGCTGAGGATGAATGAACTTGCTTTTGTCTTGCCTGACAGGGGAGCTGAGCATATTGTCTCTAATTTCAGTAACAGAGAAAGCCTTATGTGT CTTTTGTCACATACACCGATGGTTATTGAGTTCCTACTAAATGAATCTGAGAAATATATTGATGGTGTTGTCCAACTACACGAAAGGAATAGGAAGCTTCTGCGATGCTTACTGAGTTGG GTTCAAGCTGGTTGCTTGTCTGAAATTTCAGCTCTTTCATTGCCAGCTCATCCGCTTCTCAGTTTTGTATTCAACTCGTTGCAG CAATCCAGAAGTTTCGGACATCATTACATTCAAGGCGCCACCTATTCTTCACGTGTTAGTGGAAGAGTGAAGATATTTTGTTTATTGAAAGCAAAATGA
- the LOC135146710 gene encoding uncharacterized protein LOC135146710 isoform X2 has protein sequence MYIGMCIFSVLDIQDQSTYIRRCLYGQELLSHTPMVIEFLLNESEKYIDGVVQLHERNRKLLRCLLSWVQAGCLSEISALSLPAHPLLSFVFNSLQQSRSFGHHYIQGATYSSRVSGRVKIFCLLKAK, from the exons ATGTACATTGGAATGTGCATTTTTAGCGTGTTGGATATCCAAGACCAAAGTACATATATTAGGCGATGCTTGTATGGCCAAGAG CTTTTGTCACATACACCGATGGTTATTGAGTTCCTACTAAATGAATCTGAGAAATATATTGATGGTGTTGTCCAACTACACGAAAGGAATAGGAAGCTTCTGCGATGCTTACTGAGTTGG GTTCAAGCTGGTTGCTTGTCTGAAATTTCAGCTCTTTCATTGCCAGCTCATCCGCTTCTCAGTTTTGTATTCAACTCGTTGCAG CAATCCAGAAGTTTCGGACATCATTACATTCAAGGCGCCACCTATTCTTCACGTGTTAGTGGAAGAGTGAAGATATTTTGTTTATTGAAAGCAAAATGA